The sequence ACCTTGGCCCGCTTTCCCCAAAAAAGGACCGGCGGGCTCTTTTTGCGTATAAGCGGAACCTCATATCTGCCGGCTTGTTCCTGTGATGGCAGCACTCCGCTGCTGACCAAGACCCGCATCCTTGGCCGGGCCCACTTCTTTCTCCATTGAGGCGGGCCCACTTCAGACTACTCCGTGTGAATATTGCCCCTCACTGCTTCGTCAGTGGCGGGCTTTTTCGTTTCAGCGATGCCTTTTGTCTGGCGCTTGCTGCGCGGCTGGGGAAGAGTAATCCTTCGGTTCTAATCTGCGCTATATTCCGAGGGTCAATGCAACAAACAGAGCCGGCGCGAAGGCAAGACCGATTGCCATGATAACGACGACGACGATGCCAAGTCTCTCCGTTCGTCTGACACGGTCCTCAATGTTGTCGTCCTCCGCTGAAAGGATGAGGTCGAGCGCGGACGAGATATCGGGAGCAGGTGTATTGTTATCATTGGCTGCTTGATTTGCGCCGTCGTGGACTGTCGGGCTCTCGACCACGGTCACCGTCTGCCTCGCTCCTAAGAATCTCAAGACGTCACCTCTAACTCTGATCCAGCGCCCTCCACGAGCGAGGTGCTCGGGGTGCGGTCGTAACGTAATTGTCATGCTTCGGTTGCGGGGCGGGGACTTCAGTCGGGTGGCTCGCCGGACTTTAGCCTCACAGCGGAACGCAAATGCGTTCGCGCCACTGCTCGTCGCCTTCATGGTTCTGGTTGTTGGTTGCCGTCGGTTTGGGGCTTGTGGCCGGTCTGTTGATTTCCAGCCCCCACCGGGTCGCTATCTTCGGACGCCCGGGAACATAATGATTGTCGCGCCGTCTTCGGGATCCAGCGGTTTATGCCCAGGTTCTTCATGGTAGAGCACCTGGCGTAGATCGCGCTGATTGACCAACTGTCCGCAGTAGGGACAGGAATAGAAATTGTCTTCTTCTCGTGCTGGCTCGCCGCCGTGGCGCTTTCCAGGGATCGGTGGTTGATGGCTTCGTCATGTCTGGAAGTCCTTGCTCACGTCATCCAGCAAGCGAAGCGCAGCACTCTTGCCTATGGATTTCACCAGGCCTTGGTCGATCCCGGCGGCTTTAAACGCCGCAAACGCAATGGCTGGATTGCATGCGCCGTCCTTTGCCGAAGCGATAAGCCGACACGCATCCTTGTAAGATGCCGCTTCCTTGTTTCGCCATTGACC comes from Mesorhizobium japonicum MAFF 303099 and encodes:
- a CDS encoding DUF982 domain-containing protein — encoded protein: MGNFLPLSIKLVDGKIITASSICEAEIALKGQWRNKEAASYKDACRLIASAKDGACNPAIAFAAFKAAGIDQGLVKSIGKSAALRLLDDVSKDFQT